The Stieleria maiorica genome includes the window CAGGTAATCCACCGGCTCGTCAAACGATCGTTCGATCTCGGTCCCTTCGGCTCCGGTGGCCACGATCACGGCTTCAAAGTCGGCCGTTTCTCCCTCGGCAAGACGCAACCGAAAATCCGGTGGCACGTCGTCATCCTCCAGATCGCTGTCATCCCCATCGTCACTTGGGGCCGACACCAACTCCATCGCACTCACCCGTGCCGGACAACGCAGCCGGCCGCGGAGCAAATCGGTTTGCGTCAGCGGCAACCAGACTCGATCGATCCACTCGGCGATCGAAAGTGGCAGCGACTTCGGTTCGTCATCGCCGGCTTGAGCGTCCAGCGCCCCCTTGGCCAAGGGAGAGACGCAGCGATCGGGCATCATCGGGATCGGCTGATCACGCCGATCGGCAATCGAATGAGCCACCTCGACGGCTTCAAAAAGCGTCACGTTGTAACCGAGAAAGCGTCCGTAGAGCGCCGCTTCGATCCCAAGCGGTCCGGCGCCGATCACGGCGATCGACCCCGGCGGTTCCAACGTCGCGGTCTCTTCGGTCATCGGGGGGGCTGTTTCCATAGGGGGTGTGTTGTGCATCGCCGGCCGAACGTAGCCACCTTCGCCAGAAGGTGGTCCCGCCATCTTGAGATGTCCTGCCGCGTTTGACTACCGCCCAGACCGCCTAACGACCTGTTGATTTAATCCGATCACACGTGGGATTAGCCGTTTCGCGCGAGCGTACGGGCCTAAAACTCCCAGGAAAACGCACCGGGGCCCGTAGGCTCGCGCCATACGGCTGATTCAACCAACAAGCCGTTCATCAACCGGCCGTCCCCTGCTGCTTGCCGACCGAGAAGGGCTGCAGATCGATCGGGGGCTCGTCACCGCCCATCAGATCAGCCAAACAAATGGCGGTCCCAGGCGACAGATGGATGCCGCTGCGAAAGTGTCCCGTGGCGACAAAGATCGAATCGCTGCCGGGCAGTTTGCCGCAGATCGGAAACCCGTCAAACGTCAACGGCCGCAGCCCGGACCAAGCGCTCAATTCCCGGGCGGACGCAAGCGGCGGACAAACACGTCGAACGAACCGGCGAAATTCGTCCAGCATCGCCGGTGTCGTTCCCCGTTGAAATCCGACCTCCTCTTCGCAGGAACCGACCAACACGGCTCCGTCACGCCGTGGAACAAAATAGCGTTGGCCGAAATTGATGATGCTCGACAAGATCGGCGTTTCAGTCTTCAGCAACAACACCTGCCCCCGTACCGGCACCAGACTCTGATCGAGTCTCAACCGCGGGGCCATCAGCCCGCTCCACGTGCCTCCGCAAACGACCGCTTGCCCGGCTTCGATTGATTGACGCCCTCCGTGACGGCGTTCCAGCGTCACCGTCACCTTCGATTCGACATCATCGATGTCCACCACACGGCTCTGATCCAAAAACGTCACCCCCAGGCGATCACAGGCCTTGATCAACGCTTGCAAGAACAGCGGCGGAGAGATTTGGTATTCATCGGGCACCCACCATGCCCGCGCGGCCGGCTCGCGCTCGGCCCACTCGGCCAGCGCCGGTTCGCTCGCGGCAAACTCCGCCGGCGTCCGCTCGACGCACTCGATCGACAGCTCGCGCCAAAACGACACCATCCCGACCATCGACGCCGTCTCGCCGACGGTGTCTGACAAGTACCATCCTCCGCAACGTGCCAGCTGGGAATCGATCCCGGACTCCACCATTAACCGCGCCGCCAAGGTGGGAAACAGCTGGTGGCTAAGCCCGCGCAGGCGGTCCATCGGATCGGTCGAGTGCTCCAAATCGGCCGGCGGCAGAATGCCGGCTGCCGCCCACGACGTGGCCGATCGAAAAGGCGTGTTGATCGAACACGTGTCCGTCTCCACGGCAACCAATCGGTCCCGGTCGACGACCGTGACCTGTCGACCGCGTTGGGCCAACTCGTACGCCAGCGTCAAACCGATCGCACCGGCCCCGATCACCACCACGTCGCTCTTCATCCCATTCCCCGCTGCGAAATCACTTGCTCGATCGACCGACGAAGTGTGCGGCAATCCACGTCACCGGAACGCTGCTCCAACTGAATCATCAATGCTTCCAACTCCTTGATCGTGTCAACATCTTCCATCGCCGCCAGCGTTGCCAAACGCAATCCGGCCTCCTTCGCACGACGACACGTCAATTGGAAAACCGACGCGCCGCTCCACGGCATCTCTTCCAGCAAACTCCGATACTCCGCACGCCATGGCCCACGCAATGCAATCAAGTAATACCCGCCATCGATCGCCGGCCCCAGCACGACGTCGTGGGATTCCAACAGCTCACCGGTTTGGAGAATCACCGAACCATCCAAAAGAGGGCAATCGGCACCGATCAAAACTCGGTCACCCTCCGCCTCCGCGCCGCCGGCAAACCAGGCCTGCATGCGACATCCCAAGTCGCCCTCGGATTGGATTTCGATCTGCCACCCCGGTGGCAACGATGTCCGAAAGTCCGCTTGACGCTCCGGTGGTGACACGACGAACGACCGTTGATCGGCCGCGGTGGCCAATCGGCCGGCCAAATGGTGGCAAAACGCTCGATGCACTTGGGCCGCCTGACACATCCCGATGGTTGCCCCCAGCCGTGTCTTGACTTGTCCCGACGTCCAGTACTTTGCCATCACGCCGAGGTGTAGTTTTCGATCCGGACCTCGATGCATGGAAGGATGGCTGCGGAATGAAAGGTTGATGAAGCTCGAGTGGGGAATTTCGTTGACCGCCCCGTTAGTTGACCGCACCATTATCCGCCGGAAGGCTCACCTGAGCACCCCGGGGACGGATCTGCGAGGCGAAAGCGGTGTCCAGCCGGCCCCTAACCGCTAAAACCACACCCCGAGTGACAAATGCTGCGTTAGAATCCCCCTGATGAGTGTATCTATCGCCGCATTTGCGGTTAGGATACGAGTTGGTCGTGACGCGAGATCGCCGCAACTTTCTTTGCGAAATCGATTTGCAATTTCCCGCGTGGCTCTCCAATCCGGCCCGCCAGTTGCGTAGACTTCTCGTCTCGCCACAACTGATCCCCCGGAAAATACTGGAATCCCGCACCGCAAGTGCTTGCCCCCACCGCAAGCGTTTTTGCAGTGGGACCACCAAAACGGTCACTTATGTCGGAACCGTCGCCCAAAAAGTTTCTTGAACTGGTCGAGAAAAGCCGCCTGGTAGATCCAGTCAAAGCGAAGCGGTTGTTGGAGAAGGTTCGCCAGCACTACGACGGCGGGTTGCCATCGGACGCCAAAACGTTG containing:
- a CDS encoding NAD(P)/FAD-dependent oxidoreductase; the encoded protein is METAPPMTEETATLEPPGSIAVIGAGPLGIEAALYGRFLGYNVTLFEAVEVAHSIADRRDQPIPMMPDRCVSPLAKGALDAQAGDDEPKSLPLSIAEWIDRVWLPLTQTDLLRGRLRCPARVSAMELVSAPSDDGDDSDLEDDDVPPDFRLRLAEGETADFEAVIVATGAEGTEIERSFDEPVDYLFTIGRQPTGDAEQDFAGGLKQIVAVYASLGGRADLDLYRPPRG
- a CDS encoding NAD(P)/FAD-dependent oxidoreductase, with product MKSDVVVIGAGAIGLTLAYELAQRGRQVTVVDRDRLVAVETDTCSINTPFRSATSWAAAGILPPADLEHSTDPMDRLRGLSHQLFPTLAARLMVESGIDSQLARCGGWYLSDTVGETASMVGMVSFWRELSIECVERTPAEFAASEPALAEWAEREPAARAWWVPDEYQISPPLFLQALIKACDRLGVTFLDQSRVVDIDDVESKVTVTLERRHGGRQSIEAGQAVVCGGTWSGLMAPRLRLDQSLVPVRGQVLLLKTETPILSSIINFGQRYFVPRRDGAVLVGSCEEEVGFQRGTTPAMLDEFRRFVRRVCPPLASARELSAWSGLRPLTFDGFPICGKLPGSDSIFVATGHFRSGIHLSPGTAICLADLMGGDEPPIDLQPFSVGKQQGTAG
- a CDS encoding TIGR04282 family arsenosugar biosynthesis glycosyltransferase, yielding MHRGPDRKLHLGVMAKYWTSGQVKTRLGATIGMCQAAQVHRAFCHHLAGRLATAADQRSFVVSPPERQADFRTSLPPGWQIEIQSEGDLGCRMQAWFAGGAEAEGDRVLIGADCPLLDGSVILQTGELLESHDVVLGPAIDGGYYLIALRGPWRAEYRSLLEEMPWSGASVFQLTCRRAKEAGLRLATLAAMEDVDTIKELEALMIQLEQRSGDVDCRTLRRSIEQVISQRGMG